The Gammaproteobacteria bacterium DNA segment AGCCGCGAAATCAGATCAATACCGGCGCCGTGTACATCGACGAGTTCCTGGAGATGTATCCGGAGTTCGTCCTGCCGAAGGATCAGCTCGAGGCGATGATGCGAACCCGAACGGGCGCGATCGTCGGCCGGGATCTGGCCGAGCGTTTCGAGTGGAAGATCGGCGACCGCATTCCGCTCGGATCGACGATCTGGACGCAGCGCGACGGCTCGAGCACGTGGGAGCTCGACGTCGTCGGCATCTGGGAGAGCCGGGACGAAGGGCTCCCCGCCGACGACGTCTACTTCCACTACGACTACTTCGACGAGTCGCGCAGCTTCGGCAGGGGCACGGTCGCGGTATTCATGACCAAGATCCGCGACGCGAGCCGCGCCGTGGAGATCGGGCAAAAGATCGACGCCCTGTTCGCGAATTCGCCGAACGAGACGATCACGCAGAACGAAAGAGACTTTACCCGCGCGCAGATCGCGCAAATCGGCGACATCAACTTCTTCGTCAACGCCATCGTCGGCGCAGTGCTGTTCACGCTGCTGTTTCTGACGGGGAACACGATGATGCAGTCGGTTCGCGAGCGCATCCCGGAGCTCGCGGTGCTGAAGACCTACGGCTATCCGGACGCGGCTGTCTCCGGGCTCGTCGTGGCCGAATCGTTGATTCTTTGCGGCGTCGCGGCCCTCGCGGGGCTGGCGATCGCCGCGGTCGCCTTCCCGAGCGTATTTCGCGCGATGGGCGTGCTCGCGATGCCGCTGCCGGGCGTCGTCGTCGCGGCCGGCCTCGCGATCGCCGCGCTGCTCGCGCTGGTGAGCGCTCTACCCCCGGCCTGGCGCGCGCAGCGGCTCAGCATCGTCGACGCACTGGCCGGGCGATGAGGGGCGAGCGATGACGCTGCTCAAGCAAATCTCGGCCGTGACGGCCATGAACCTGAAGAGCGTGCCGCAGCGGATCGGCAGCTCGCTCGTGATCGTGATCGGGATCGCCGGCGTCGTCGGCGTGCTCGTCTCGGTGGGCGCGATGGTCCGCGGGCTCGGCGATACTTTGATCTCGTCGGGCAACGAGAACCGCGCGATCGTCCTGCGCAACGGCGCGACGTCCGAGATCTCGAGCGTGCTGTCGCCGGAGGCCACGGCGACGATCCTGAACGCTCCCGGGATCGCCCGCACGCCGGACGGCGAGGCGGCCGTGACGACCGACATGATCATCGCCGTGAATCTCGAGAAGAAGGAGGGCGGTCTCGGAGCGCTGACCGTGCGCGGGATGTCGCCGGAGGGCTTTACCGTGCGTCCGGAGATCGAGCTCGTGGCCGGGCGCATGTTCGAGCCGGGGCTGCGGGAGGCGATCGTCGGACGCAATGCGCAGATCGAGTACCAGGGGCTCGAGATCGGCGATCGAGTCGAGCTGCGCAGCAGCGTGTGGACGATCGTCGGCGTGTTTCGCAGCGGTGACAGCTTCGAGTCGGGGATCCTCACCGACGTGGATACGTTGCTGTCCGCCTACCAGCGCACGCAGGTGTCGAGCGCCACGGCGCTCTTGACGTCGCCTCAGGCTTTCGACGAGCTGAAGGCGACGATCACAACGGACCCGACGCTCGACGTCCAAGTGCTTCGGGAGCCCGACTACTACCGCGGGCAGTCGCAGCAGGTCCAGGCGATCCTGGCCGTCGTGACCAACGTCGTGGCGGCCATCATGGCCCTCGGGGCGCTCTTCGCCGCGTTGAACTCGATGTACTCGGCCGTCAGTGCGCGGACGGTCGAGATCGCAACGCTGCGCGCGATCGGCTTCGGCTCGGGCGGCGTCGTCGTGTCCGTGCTGGCCGAGGCCATGCTGCTTGCCCTCGTCGGCGCGCTGATCGGCGCCGCTGCCGCCTGGCTGCTCTTCGGCGGCAACACGATCAGCATGGGCAACCAGGTCGCGTCGCTCGTGTTCCAGGTGCGGGTGACGCCGGCGCTTCTCGGGCTCGGCATCCTGTGGGCCTGCGCGGTCGGCTTCGTCGGCGGGCTGTTGCCCGCGATCCGGGCGGCCCGCTTGCCGGTGGCCACGGCGTTGCGCGCGGTTTAGCCCGATATATGGGCTCGGCGGACGTATCGCGATCGCCAGGCAACGCATCCGCGCTTCCGCGGAAACGTTTCTCGAACGAGAATCAATCGCGATTGGTTCGCTCGTCACCGCCCGCGCGGCGACTTGCCGCACGACGCCGGTCGATGCTGCAACGGATTGGCCGCTCGCTCGAGCGCTCGGGACTCATTACACGCGACACCGAGAACGCGTATCGATCCAGGGCGGCTGTGGCCGTCTTATCAGAACCGGATCAGGAACAGCAGGTTGACGCCCGACGCGGCGAACGCGCTGCTGGTGTCGAGCCATTCGTACTCGGCGCGCAGACTGCCGCGGCCTAAATCCAGCCTCACGCCGCCGATCACCGTCACGCCCCTGTCGTCCCGGTGCTCATGGTCGCTCACGCCGCTCAGATCCGCCGTGCCGATCCCCGGAATCTCGAAGTCGTCGCTCTGCAGCGGGATGCCTTTGTCGAACGACGCCTCGTAATAGCCCGCTCCGCCGTATAGGCCGATCCTCGAGAACGACATCGCCGCGATGCCGTGCACTGCGAATATTTCGAACTTCTCGCCGATTTCAGGCATGAGGCCCCGCGTGGCCTCCACGGAGTAGCGGTCGCCGAAACGGTACCCGCCGAGCAGGCGATAGGAGTAGTTGTCGCCCGAAAGCGCGCCGCCGCCTTCGCCGCCTCGCGGCCGCGACCATCCCGGTGGTGCCACGAGTGCGTTGTAAGAATCGAGCGTTACAGCTTCGACGGGAGGAACAATCCCGCCGATGTCTTGAGCCGCGCTTCGGCCTTTCGATAGAATCCGACCCACTCTTATCTTCAGATGCGACCATCCTCTAAAGCTCGTCCTCGTCCCACGCACGCAGGTTTCGATGCGTGACCTATGACTCGATCCCTTCTAACGGCAATACGATAGCCCACGTCGGCGTGCCGGCAGGCGATTCCGCCGTCGGTCTTCGGTTGGGCCGTTTCTTCGAGCCGCTCGTC contains these protein-coding regions:
- a CDS encoding ABC transporter permease; the encoded protein is MKYFPLIWAGLWRKRVRTCLTALSIVVAFSLFGIMHGVTAGLDAAIEGLTQETRLMTQSRINIIEPLPIAVLPQMESIDGVEYVVPYGYFGGYYQEPRNQINTGAVYIDEFLEMYPEFVLPKDQLEAMMRTRTGAIVGRDLAERFEWKIGDRIPLGSTIWTQRDGSSTWELDVVGIWESRDEGLPADDVYFHYDYFDESRSFGRGTVAVFMTKIRDASRAVEIGQKIDALFANSPNETITQNERDFTRAQIAQIGDINFFVNAIVGAVLFTLLFLTGNTMMQSVRERIPELAVLKTYGYPDAAVSGLVVAESLILCGVAALAGLAIAAVAFPSVFRAMGVLAMPLPGVVVAAGLAIAALLALVSALPPAWRAQRLSIVDALAGR
- a CDS encoding ABC transporter permease — encoded protein: MTLLKQISAVTAMNLKSVPQRIGSSLVIVIGIAGVVGVLVSVGAMVRGLGDTLISSGNENRAIVLRNGATSEISSVLSPEATATILNAPGIARTPDGEAAVTTDMIIAVNLEKKEGGLGALTVRGMSPEGFTVRPEIELVAGRMFEPGLREAIVGRNAQIEYQGLEIGDRVELRSSVWTIVGVFRSGDSFESGILTDVDTLLSAYQRTQVSSATALLTSPQAFDELKATITTDPTLDVQVLREPDYYRGQSQQVQAILAVVTNVVAAIMALGALFAALNSMYSAVSARTVEIATLRAIGFGSGGVVVSVLAEAMLLALVGALIGAAAAWLLFGGNTISMGNQVASLVFQVRVTPALLGLGILWACAVGFVGGLLPAIRAARLPVATALRAV